CGAGCAGCCCCGTTCCTAAGGGGCCACAGGCCGGTATCGGTCCATCACCCGGGGGTTGAGGACCCTGCCCCAGAGAATTAAAAGCAGGGACTCGGCTGAgggtggcggctcacgcctgtaatcccaacactttgggaggccgaggcgggtggatcacgaggtcaggagatcgagaccatcctggctaacacggtgaaaccctgtctctaccaaaaatacaaaaaaattagccgggcgaggtggcgggcacctgtagtcccacctactggggaggctgaggcaggagaatagcctgaacccgggaggcggagcttgcagtgagctgaggtcgcatcactgcactccagcccgggcgacagagcgagactccgtctcaaaaaaaaaaagcagggactCGAACAGGTGTCTGCACGCCGGCATTCACAGCAGTGCTATTCACAAGAGCCGAGAGATGGAAGCCACccaggtgtctgtgtgtgggtgaatggatgaaatGTGGTCTGTCCATCCAATGGGGTATCgttcaaccttaaaaaggaaggtgACTCTGACTACAACGTGagtgaaccttgaagacattacgCTGCatggaagaagccagacacaaaaggacaaatattgtacaGATCCACTCACGGGAGGTCCCTAGTCAAAtccagagacaggaagtagaatggttGGTGCCAGGGGTAGTGGGTGGGGTAGTGGGGAATGGGGAGCTAGTGTTTTAacggggacagagtttcagttttgctaaGAGGAGAGaattctggaaatggatggtggtaatggtggcaGGCAACCTGAATGtgcttaatgtcactgaactgttcacttaaaaatggtgaagagggtacattttatgttgcatatattttaaccacaacttttaaaagaattgaaattaacATCAATTAAAACCATTACCACCACCGCAATTCACCCAAGAAAACAGACTTAGAaggttaaccttttttttttttcttatgagaaACCCACTCTCCTAAACAGGATGGCCTTCTAATGATAAAAtacaacaccttttttttttttttttttgagacggagtctcgctctgtcgcccaggctggagtgcagtggcgcaatctcggctcactgcaagctccgcctcccaggttcacgccattctcctgcctcagcctcccgagtagctgggactacaggcgcccacaaccgcgcccggctaattttttgtatttttagtagagacggggtttcaccgtggtctcgatctcctgaccttgtgatccgcccgcctcggcctcccaaagtgctgggattacaggcgtgagccaccgcggccggcctttttttttttttttaaagacaggatcttgctctatcacccaggctggaatacagtggtgcaatcatgcctcacagcagccttgacctcccaggctcaagcaatcctcccacctcggcctcccaagtagccgggactacaggtacctaCCGCCATGCACAgctttttcttttagcttttgtagagaccaggtcccactatgttgcccaggctggtcttgaacttctgggctcaagcaatactcctgccttgggCCCCCAGaatggtgggattataggcataagccgcCTCCCACAGCCATAttcttatcattattatttaaatgagTGAAGAAAGCATTTGCAAGGTTCCTATTCCAAATTTGCCTACAAGATGAACTCCAGCCCAGGGGCAGGAGACAGGCTGGAAGGCCgctcctccctgggcccctgggTCTGGGGTGAGCAGGTAGCAGCTCTGCTGTCTCCCTCCCCCATCCAGGCGGGCCTGGATGCCACCCTGACATCACAGGCCACATAGGGCTCCACACACTCCTCCCTCTCGCTCTGGTCTTCCCTCGGGCCCCGTGGGAATTCTCGAGTCAAGCCCAGCCGCCCCTGCTGACCCAGGGCAAGGCTCTCACGGAGCATGAGGCCGGCACGCTCTGAACCTCTTGAAACATTATAAGCAGAATATTGCCCCAGAGCCTGAGAGGCGCAGCCGTGTCTCTGCTAAGCAAGGATGGTGCTTAGAGAAGGAAAAGACAGGGCCTGGCCTTTTTTATTCTGGGATTTCGAAGTGCATTTAGACACACTAACTTATTACCATTCACGAGGTGGCAACTTCACACGGCCGGAAAAATGACGGCATAAGAAGTATCGTTGACTCCCAACCCCAAGACAAATCCAGAATGACACAGGATTGTGCAACCTCCAGACCTTTGTTCAAACAGCTTATTCTACCAGATAAACCTGAGCGGCGGCGTTCTTCTTGGCAGTTTCTCTTAAGTGTGAAGGTGAAATCCTATCTAAAATAGAAGGTGACTACAGGTATAAAACGCCACCTCCCAAATCAGCTTGCAGACCCTCCACTGTGGGTACCTCGGGCTGGCCCTACAGACCCACTCTGTCTTCTCTTCAGTGGCCCATCCCGCTCCTACTCACACCCAAGCCTCATCCGGGGTGCCCAGCTCCCATCATCCCAGGAAAGTCCGGGGCCCTCTGCCTTTCACTGAGTTCAGATCAAACACTACCCCAAAGAGCTGAGATAGAATTTTCAAATCCAATTCTCCAAACACACACTCTTGTATGCAAGCACAGACACATTTGCACGCACACTTGCATACACATACTCCGTCAGCTTCTAGCCAGCACTTCAAACCCCCAAACTGTAAATGCAAAAACACCCAGGTAGGCTGTGTTCATTTATCACTGTCAAAGTCAACCAACAGATCCTCATCAGATAAGTGTGACAGGACCGTTACAGTGAGCAAATGCTCTCCAGATGGCACCACGACAGCCACGGGAGTCATTTCAGGCATGCCTGCGGAATGGTGCCTTGGCTCAGATCAGCAGCGCCCACGGACAGACACGGAGAAGCCTTCAAACCAGGTGTCCTTTCCTCATTAACCTCCCCGTCAGAGATGCACTGAGAAATTACtcctgccaggtgcggtggctcacgcctgtaatcccagcactttgggaggctgaggcagaaggagcgcttgagctcaggagtttgaggcagcctgggtgacatagcaagaccccgtctctaccaaaaatttaaaaattagccgggcatggtggtgcctgcctgtagtcccagctacttgggaggctgaggtgggaggatcacttgagcccaggaggtcaaggctgcagtgagctatgctcataccactgcactccagcctggatgacagaaagaaaccctgtcacaaaaaaaaaaagaagaaattatttccaaagggaaaaaaaatcacacattctCCAATTAATCTCTGCTGGTGAAACGGTATCCCAACAGCAGAGCCTCATCTATCCCTGGGCCCTGGCAGAGTAAGAACATGtttctaggccgggcatggtggctcaagcctggaatcccagcactttgggaggccgaggtgggcggatcacgaggtcaggagatcgagaccatcctggctaacccagtgaaaccccgtctctactaaaatacaaaaaaattagctgggcgtggtggcgggcgcctgtagtcccagctactctggaggctgaggcaggagaatggcgtgaacccgggaggcggagtttgcagtgagccgagatcgcgccactgcactccagcctgggcgacagagtgagactccttctcaaaaaaaaaaaaaaaagaaagaaaaagaaaaagaacatgctTCTAAAATCTCATGATGCTAAGAAATGGCTCGTGTCCAGATGACCAGTGCCCTGCATCCTCAGGCCACGCGGCTTCTCTCTTCACTGATGGAACTCCTTCAGCCCTAGTTTATCAAACACCAACGTATTAATGCAATTGTGCATGAGTCTAGAGCCTGTATGTGAAACGCTAGAAATCCAACCCGAATTAGCTGACGCGAGTGCAAATTCCTTGAGGCGCACAGCTGAGAAGCGCAGGTGGAACCGGCTGCAGGTACTCACCCCGTCCCGGCCCCCCATCTCGTGGCCCTTCCTCCCTCGGCAGTTGGTCTCAGTCCCGGGACAGCTTTTCCAGGTGGCCACAGCACTGTTAGCTTCCATCCCCTCCGCCTGCCAAAACTCCTTCCCAGGGACTCGCAGCAAAGGGCACTGGGTCTCAGGGGTCCAGGCTGGGAAATCAGCCCCACCCCGTATGAACCGTGGCGGGCAACGGCTCAGGTGCATCTGCCCTTGGGCCTGAGTGGGGAGGGCCTGGCTCAGCCCTCCCGGGCTAAGGGAGAGGGCGGAAGAGATGGGCTCCCTGACCAGGAGGAGGAATGCACGCAGGCAAAACACAACAGATGTGTGCAAGCAGTCACTCCAACATTCCGGAGAAACGTTTAAACACTTTTAGATTAATTACGTCCATGCAAGCCAAGCTTTCCCTTTTgatattcttaggtttggttgggTAGAAAAGGATGTGTGGCTTATAAATCAGTGAGCAAAAATTACCCCTGGATAATGGGCACAGGAGCGCCCCAGCCTGGTCATGGCATCCTCGGGGCTGGGCGGTATCTGCAGCCTGTGTGATATTTAGGAGTCTGTTATTCTTCAGGGTAGGGCTGCCAGTGAGAACAGAGTGTCCCCAGCTCTCTGCCAAGAGTCTCAGCCACTCCCCGGGCTGCCTCCATCCAGGCGGGTGAGTACACGTGGAGGGAGCACCACCAGGAACCTGGGCTTCCTTTCAGAGACACTGGGGAGAAGACTCTAGGGATGTTGGTGTGGCTCCAGCATCCTGCCATAGGGAAACACCTGTCATCATGCTGAACCAACAGATCCAGGAAAGGTCCCCCCACCAAGGTACAACCAAGGCAGCTCACATCCAGGGACAGGCGCCCCAGGCAGCTCAGCTCAGGAGGGTCCCTCTGGGGAGACCTGGTCTGCACCAGGAAGCGGGACCACATGTTCACAAAATACACACGCCACCCACTTTGCTTGGACCCACACAAGGACAATGTCCACAGCTTCCAGCTCAGACAGCTGCTCCCATCCATGTCGCTGTCCCTCACGGGGACCAGGGCTTAGCCACCCTGCGTTAACTCTCTACCCCTGCAGCAGCCCTGCCAGCCtctcacctgagggcaggagacaGGGCGGGGAGAGAGAGGCGCGGCCACCCAGGACCCAATGAATGCAGCTGGTCTCGTTGGAGAATTTGCAGGAGGGAACATGGAATACAACTCCCACACTCTCTGGAAGAAGGAAACCAGAAAAATATcccggggtgtgtgtgtgtgtgtgtgtgtgtgtgtgtgtgtatgcgtgtgtgtatgtgtgtgtgtgtgtgtatgtgtgtgtgtatatgtgtgtctgtgtatctgtgtgtgtgtatgtgtatgtgtgtatgtgtgtgtgcgtgtgtgtgtgtgcgcgtgcttatgtgtgtgcgtgtgcgtgtgtgttccAATtcctaagtggcagagctaggttAAAGCTCCATCTTCACCAAACCACCCACCTCAGGGCACGGACGTACTCAGACCTCACTGGGAAGATAAACTCAAATCCTAACCCTTACCCTCCACCAGGACATAGGGGCCAAAAGCAAACCTGCGATATTTCCAATAGTCCAAATCAGTGGCAAGAGCGCTACAGCAAACTCCACTAAATATCCACTGGGGATTTTAAGTATCGGCGAATGAAGAAGCATGAGATGCTttaagaggaaagaggaagggaggcgTCACCCATACAACCGCAAGTCACACCTGTGTCAAATTCCTGGGGCAGATGGAAAACACACAGCATCGGATGCCGGGAGGCGAGTCCAGAAGCAGCCAGGCCGCCCAGCCCAGGCCTTGCCTGGCTGTGAACGGGCGAGGTGCCCTCCCACTGATTGGAAGTGCAGCCATCACACAAGAGACAGGGCTTTGTGACACGACTCCACACCCAACCAAGTCATTCTCATGACTGTGCTCCAAGTGTGGACGCAGCTGGAGGATGGGGGCCAACAGGGTAAAGGAGTTTTAAGTTTACAGTTAAATTTTCCAGTCATACAATgccaatttttataaaatgtataatttgctGTGtttcagtggaaaaagaaaaaaacagagccaAATGTCTCTACACAACGTGGTGCTGCACATCAGGGAAACAGCGAAGAATCGAAGGAAATGGGTTCTCCCTGCACACACCTCCCTCTCTTCCCAGAGACGCCTCCCCTCGGTCCAGCAGGCCCTTTTCTGCCTCTCCCATCTGGAGTCATCCCCACGGGCAGTGGCCCCAACCACGGCCCGGGAATCTGGGCAGGTGCATGGACGTGGGTGGTGTCTTCTCCAGGAACCCCTCCACATCCCTGCAAACACCCCAGATGGTCAGGAAAACCGACGCTCAGAGGAACCACACCGAGAACTGGGAATGCAGAAATGGAGGGGACGCGGGCCCCCCTCAGTGAGTGAACCGCCCAGCGGGTTCTGACATTTGTCTAAACATCCTATAAACAAACGCATCCTGAGGAGGTGCTCCAGCAGAGGCAGACGCCAAGGGCCACACCCAGAAGATGGAAAACAAGCCCTCAGCAGATTCACTGATGCCCTGTTCACAGCAGCGTTCGATTCACCTTCGCAGGAAGGCAGAAGCGAGCCAGTGTCCAACCaatgatgaacagataaacaaagcTTGCCTCATCCACACAATGGGACATTATTCGGCCTCAGACAGGAAGTTAGTTCCGACACTTGCCAGGACACacatgaacctggaggacactgCATGACGTGAAGTACGTCAGTCCCAAAAGGACCGACACTGTGCGACTCCACTTCTATAAGGGAGCTCGGGCAGCGGAAATCAGAGAGGAGAAGGTGCTGCCTTCTACCAACGGGGAGGGAGTGCTGAACGGGGacggagtttcagtttgggaagatgagaaagctctggagatgatgatggtgatggtggcagGACAGTGCACTTCACAATTGTTAAGATggtatgtttaaaattaaaaatttgatcATCATAAAAAATTggaggggccaggtgtgatggctcaggcctgtaaccccagcactgtgggagggtgaggcaggagggtcacttgagtccaggagtttgagacaagcagggcaacacagtgagacctcatctcggctaaaaataaaaaattagccgggtgggcgGGCgtcacctgtaaccccagctacttgggagtctgaggtgggaagatcacttgagcccaggaggttgaagctgctgtgagctgtggtggcaccactgtattccagtctggatgacagagcaagatcctgtctccaaaaacaaaacaaaacaaaaataaaagaaagtgaagCTTCAGAAAGGAAGGCACGAGGTGTCTAATACAGTGGAGACCTGAGGCAGGCAGGCACTCAGCGGCCAAGACCCACACAAGCCCAGCtgagcctgggaaacacagggacACCACACACAGGTGACACCGGGGAGACACCCCAGCTGAGCACGGCCAGCAACCAGGGACTGGGGCAGTGGCGACAAACACCACACACGAGGAAGACAGGTCAAGCAGGGTGCCCGACACCATGAAATGACTGCAACCGTCTCTCCAACTACAGCTTAGAAGCAGAAACAGCAAAGGAGTTTTAGCCAGATGTTTCCAGAGCCTCCTCTGACACTTTTACCAAGACGGGGCCCATCAAACCTGAGGGTTCAAGGTCAGTCATGTCCTTGAGGGTGAAGGCACTGGAGCTAAACCCACCAGAAAGCCACAGAGGCGGTCACATGGAGCCTCTTCTCAGTGACGCTGGGTACTGTCACCCAACATGGTCTAGAGATAAATGCCAACCCGCTCCACTCCTGCTAACTGTAAACGTCAACAGCCAGTTTGcgttctattttattgatttaatctccctatctacctatctatcttcTGTctatttagaaacagggtctcgctctgttgcccaggctggagtgcaggggcacgatcataggtcattgcagccttgaactcctgggctcaagctattctcctgtctcagcctcctgagtagctgggactacaggtgtgcaccatcacatctggctaattttcttattttttgtagacacagggtctcgctatgttgtccaaactgatcttgaactcctgggctcaagtgatcctcctcagcctcctgagtagctaggtttacagatgtgtgccaccacgccctttttttgtagagatgaggtccttGCTAccttgcccaagctggtcttgaacttctgggctcaagtgatcttcccaccccagcctcccaaagtgccaggattgcaggcatgagccaccgtgcccagccttaacaGCCATAATgtgttcattaatatttatttatggccgggcgcggtggctcaagcctgtaatcccagcactttgggaggccgaggcgggtggatcacgaggtcaggagatcgagactatcctggctaacatggtgaaacctcgtctctactaaaaatacaaaaaactagccgggtgtggtggcgggcgcctgtagtctcagctacttgggaggctgaggcaggagaatggcgtgaacccgggaggcggagcttgcagtgagccgagatcacgccactgcactccagcctgggagacacagccagactccgtctcaaaaaaaaaaaaaaaaaaaattatttatatatttatttatttatttattttgagaaggagtctcactctgtcacccaggctagagtgcagtgtcgcgatctcagctcactgcagcctctccatcctgggttcaagcaatctttccacctcacaactcccgagtagctgggactacaggtgcataccaccacgccggactaattttttttttttttttgtatttttagtagaaacagggtttcaccatgttggccaggtctcaaattcctgacgtcaagcgatcttcctgcctgcgcctcccaaagtgctacaattaccTGCCTGAATCACCCACCCGGCCTCAACAGCCATAATATAAACTAGACACTAATGGGAACAGCTGGAGTTAGAACTCCTGCTTCTGTAACTGACCGGTTTACCTCTGACTTGATTTCAAACAGGAAACCCCGAAGATTGACCTTTTCAAGTACAACACTTAACTTTCCCTCTGGAAGGATTCGTCAGCTACcgttttaaaaatagacaagttCGGCCTGACTTCAAGTGCAGGCCCCGCCCTCCTCCTGAGTGGCCAGAGCCCTGGAGGCAGCTCCCACAGCCTCAGCATCCCCTCCCGGCGCCCACGTGCTCAGACAGAAACCACAGGAGCTGGCGGGCGGGCAGAGGGGAGATTTTACTCCAGCATTCCCTTCCACGTTTCGTAttaaatatctgaaatatattAATCTTAAAAAACAATATCGACACAGTACTCAATGGATAGAGGCAGTGGAGTAAACAAGAAGCCCAGATTGCAACATCGTAGGCCATAAAAAAACTGGAGTGCGACTGCGGCAGGTTCCGGGCACGCGGGGAAGGGCGCTGCGGAAGCTTTCAGTCTCGGAGGAGGTTTTCGGGCTTGGGGTAGCCGAAGAGAACAAAGTCGGCCTCGTAGAGTTTGTACAGCTGCTGCCTCCAGGCCAGGGGGATCTTGGCGAACCAGTCCTCCTCCCAGCTGCTGGCGGTCCTGTTCCGGTAGCTCGGGGGGAAGCGGAGGTGCCGGTCCACCTGgagcagctgcagcagctgcgCGGCGTCCTCGTCCAGCGTCTCCAGCTTCCCCACGAAGTCGTAATCGATCTGGCACGGGTGGCAGAGGCGGTACACCTGCCGCCAGTGCTCGTTGAAGGGCGCCAGCTTCTCCGTGTGCGGGTCCAGCAGGTACTGGATGAAGTTGGCGAAGGACACCTTGAGGCCGGCGCGGAAGGCCTCGCGCGCCGAGGCGGGCAGGCTGGTGTGGTTGGCGTACAGCCGCAGCATGGGCACGGCGAACTTGCGGTAGAACTCCTCGTTCTCCAGCTCGAACTTGCTGCGGAAGGCGGAGATGAGGCGCACGAAGGGGTCGCGCACGAAGAGGAACTTGGTGTACTTCTTGAGCTTGACCTTCATGAGGTGGCGGGAGAGCTTCCCGTAGCGGCGCCAGAACTTGTTGAAGGTCAGGTGCGCGCTGGCGTTGTGCACATGCTCACGGGGGATGCGCAGCGGGTCGCGGTAGGGCACGCCGCGGTGCAGCAGGCTCCCGCTCAGCACGATCATCACACGCTTCCAGTTGGTGCAGGCCACCTTGGGCACGTAGCAGTAGATGGCGCCGTGCCGGTCGTCCACGATCAGGTGGCTCAGCTCCGAGTTGGGGATGTCATCGAACGCGCGCTCCTTGGTGGGGAAGGCCAGGCTGGAGTTGGCGCAGAAGCCCCGCAGCACGCTCCTCCGCTCCGCCTGCTGCCGGCCCTGGTCCGGGCTGCGCCGGGCGTCGCGCGGGGACCAGTCGTAGCCTCTCACGCTCTCCTCCATGCTCCCCGGCGCGGGCGGCTGCTCCGTCTCCTTTCTGGGAAGGTCGCTCTGCTTCACGCTGGCACCGAGAAACTTGTCCAGAAACTCGTCGACGTCGGAGTCGGCCGTGAGCTCCCTGTCCCTGTCCGGCCCGGGCGTGGGCAGCGGCGGCCCGGCGTGCGGCCTGGAGAAGGACGTGTGCAGGTAGAAGTGCGCGGCGCCCGCGCTGTCCCAGTACACGATGATCAGCAGGATCATGAACGCCGACCCCAGCACCAGCCACAGCCGGAACAGCCGGGCCTTGGTCATCCTGCCCCGGGTGGGCCGGGCCCTCTCCGGGCctctcacttcagcttcctgCAGAGCCGGGGCATCCTGCTGGGAACCTGCAGAGGCAGTGACGCACTAGTTAATGACTGAGGTGTCCTGGGGCTCCTACTCCTGCCTTCTCATCGGTGGGGGACTCCGAGCTCCTGATATCAGGAGCACTGATATCAGCTCCCCTCCAGAGGggctggaggctgaggtcagCAGTGCAGGGAGTCTACACATCCATGTGGCCGAGCACCAATAATGACCCTGGACGCCAAGGCTCAGGTGCTTCCCTGGCTGGCAGTACTCCACACGGGCTGACACTCACCACCACTGGGAAAGTAATGCTGCTCACAACTCCCAAGGAGAGGACGCCTCTCAGGGAGTGGAGACCAGCTCCAGGTGTGAGCCCCCCTGGACTCTGCCCTCTGCAACTCTTTCcaaggctgatttttttttttttttttttttttttttttgagacagagtctcgctctgtggcccaggctggagtgcagtggcgtgatctcagctcactgcaagctccacctcccaggttcacaccattctcctgtcaaGGTTGATTTTAATCTTCGAATCCATCTCCTTTTCCTATAATAAACCATAACCACAAGAGTAACTGCGATCAGGGAGCTCTGTAATCTTTCCAGCAAATCATCAAACCCGACAGTGGTCTCAGGGACGCCTGCATTTGCTATTGGTATCATAAGTAAGAGGGGTCTTGGGAACCGTTCCTTAACTTCACAGTGACCCAACAACAGGAAAATTGTTTTGGCAACACCCACTTTACTTAAGTCGAATGCCAACGGAAAAACTGCACCCCACAGCTTCATCAGGGCCACGCTGAGAGCTGACCTTCCACaccaccctggcttcccaaaaGTAGGTGGCACATTCCCGTTCCCCTGCCAGGCACCAGGGGGTTTTGGTGGGGCTGAGGAGAGAGCTGATCCCC
The nucleotide sequence above comes from Macaca nemestrina isolate mMacNem1 chromosome 4, mMacNem.hap1, whole genome shotgun sequence. Encoded proteins:
- the LOC105483399 gene encoding carbohydrate sulfotransferase 12, with amino-acid sequence MTKARLFRLWLVLGSAFMILLIIVYWDSAGAAHFYLHTSFSRPHAGPPLPTPGPDRDRELTADSDVDEFLDKFLGASVKQSDLPRKETEQPPAPGSMEESVRGYDWSPRDARRSPDQGRQQAERRSVLRGFCANSSLAFPTKERAFDDIPNSELSHLIVDDRHGAIYCYVPKVACTNWKRVMIVLSGSLLHRGVPYRDPLRIPREHVHNASAHLTFNKFWRRYGKLSRHLMKVKLKKYTKFLFVRDPFVRLISAFRSKFELENEEFYRKFAVPMLRLYANHTSLPASAREAFRAGLKVSFANFIQYLLDPHTEKLAPFNEHWRQVYRLCHPCQIDYDFVGKLETLDEDAAQLLQLLQVDRHLRFPPSYRNRTASSWEEDWFAKIPLAWRQQLYKLYEADFVLFGYPKPENLLRD